One window of the Thunnus albacares chromosome 3, fThuAlb1.1, whole genome shotgun sequence genome contains the following:
- the LOC122979662 gene encoding oxysterol-binding protein 1-like isoform X3 gives MSEPKPPTPTAGDTYKGWLFKWTNYIKGYQRRWFVLSNGLLSYYRTQAEMGHTCRGTINLATANIAVEDSCNFVISNGGAQTYHLKANSEVERQRWITALELAKAKAVHMQAESDDSGDDCPAVPPTPGQGGGRNSEVQTTLRTLSSKVEDLNTCNDLIVKHGSALQRSLSELEGIRVGGDMGEKIRQVTERATLFRITSNAMINACRDFLSLAQSHSKRWQKALQVERDQRIRLEETLEQLAKQHNHLERAFRGATVLPPSFSNASLGGASGKGDASDEDDENEFFDAMEDPAEFITVPADPKYHRRSGSNVSGLSSETGMDDQSVNFDELSLASNPESPQPLELEPVRQRRTRIPDKPNYYLNLWSIMKNCIGKELSKIPMPVNFNEPLSMLQRLSEDLEYYELLDKAAKCQSSLEQMCYVAAFTVSSYSTTVHRTGKPFNPLLGETFELDRLKDCGYRSLCEQVSHHPPAAAHHAISEKGWSLRQEITLASKFRGKYLSIMPLGSIQCIFDKSNNHYSWKKVTTTVHNIIVGKLWIDQSGEIDVVNHMTGDRCHLKFAPYSYFSRDVPRKVTGVVTDKEGKAHYVLSGTWDEKMEFSRIMQSSKGENGTEGKQRTVYQTLKAKEIWKKNPLPEGAENMYYFSSLALTLNEPEEGVAPTDSRRRPDQRLMEDGRWDEANAEKQRLEEKQRTTRREREREAVKAASSPEEGKKRRRTKIKQGKGRRDAVCVLCFCLAMFLCPFIFCPLCLSRYTLSACLCLNAKLSLRIQSMTHP, from the exons ATGTCAGAGCCTAAGCCCCCTACTCCAACCGCTGGAGACACATACAAAGGTTGGCTCTTCAAATGGACCAACTATATAAAAGGTTACCAGAGACGCTGGTTTGTTCTAAGCAATGGACTGCTGTCTTACTACAG GACCCAGGCAGAGATGGGTCACACATGCCGAGGCACCATCAACTTGGCCACGGCCAACATTGCTGTGGAGGACTCAtgcaattttgtcatttcaaatgGAGGGGCACAGACCTACCATCTGAAGGCCAACTCAGAGGTAGAGCGCCAGCGTTGGATCACTGCTCTGGAGCTCGCCAAGGCAAAGGCCGTCCACATGCAGGCCGAATCAG aTGACTCGGGTGATGATTGTCCTGCCGTGCCCCCCACCCCAGGACAGGGTGGAGGCCGTAACTCAGAAGTCCAGACCACACTACGCACACTAAGCAGCAAGGTGGAGGACCTCAATACCTGCAATGATCTCATTGTCAAGCATGGGTCTGCCCTTCAAAG GTCTTTGTCAGAACTGGAGGGGATTCGTGTCGGAGGGGACATGGGGGAAAAGATCAGACAAGTTACAGAGAGGGCAACACTGTTCCGGATCACCTCTAATGCCATGATCAAT GCATGTAGAGACTTCCTCTCCCTGGCTCAGAGCCACAGTAAGCGCTGGCAGAAGGCCTTACAGGTTGAACGAGACCAGAGGATAAGGTTGGAGGAGACTCTGGAGCAGCTGGCAAAACAACACAACCACTTGGAAAGAGCTTTCAGAGGAGCAACAGTTCTCCCTCCTTCATTCAGCAATGCTTCCTTAG GTGGTGCCTCAGGAAAAGGTGATGCcagtgatgaggatgatgaaaatGAGTTCTTTGATGCTATGGAAGACCCAGCAGAGTTTATTACTGTCCCCGCTGATCCCAAGTATCACAG GAGATCTGGCAGCAACGTTAGTGGGCTCAGCAGTGAGACTGGAATGGACGATCAGTCTGTAAAT TTTGATGAACTGTCTTTGGCATCCAATCCGGAGTCTCCACAACCTCTTGAGCTAGAGCCAGTTAGACAAAGACGGACTCGTATCCCTGACAAGCCCAACTATTACCTCAATCTGTGGAGCATCATGAAGAACTGTATTGGAAAGGAGCTCTCAAAGATACCAATGCCT GTGAATTTCAACGAGCCCCTCTCAATGCTGCAACGTCTGTCTGAAGACCTTGAATACTACGAGCTGCTGGATAAGGCCGCTAAATGTCAGAGCTCACTAGAGCAGATGTGTTATGTGGCCGCTTTCACAGTCTCTTCCTACTCCACCACCGTCCACCGCACAGGAAAACCCTTCAATCCTCTGCTGGGAGAAACTTTTGAGCTGGATCGGCTAAAAGACTGTGGCTACCGCTCCCTCTGTGAACAG gtGAGTCACCACCCACCTGCTGCCGCTCACCATGCCATCTCTGAAAAGGGCTGGAGCCTCAGACAAGAAATTACCCTGGCCAGCAAGTTTAGAGGAAAATATCTTTCTATCATGCCCttag GTTCTATCCAGTGCATATTTGATAAGAGTAACAATCACTACTCTTGGAAGAAAGTGACTACAACGGTACACAACATTATTGTGGGGAAACTATGGATTGATCAG TCAGGGGAGATAGACGTGGTGAACCACATGACAGGAGATCGTTGCCACCTCAAGTTTGCTCCCTACAGTTACTTCTCCAGAGACGTACCAAGAAAG GTAACAGGAGTTGTAACAGATAAGGAGGGGAAAGCCCATTACGTGCTGTCGGGAACCTGGGATGAGAAGATGGAGTTTTCCAGGATAATGCAGAGCAGCAAAGGCGAGAACGGCACTGAAGGCAAACAGAGAACTGTATATCAGACCCTCAAAGCCAAAGAAATCTGGAAAAAGAACCCTTTACC AGAGGGAGCAGAGAACATGTACTACTTCTCCTCACTGGCCTTGACGCTCAATGAACCTGAAGAGGGAGTGGCACCAACAGACAGTCGGCGACGCCCTGACCAGAGATTAATGGAGGACGGCCGTTGGGATGAGGCCAACGCAGAGAAACAAAGGCTTGAAGAGAAACAGCGCACGACCCGTCGAGAACGGGAGAGGGAAGCTGTTAAAGCAGCCAGCTCACCTGAGGAAGgtaagaaaaggaggagaacGAAAATAAAGCAgggaaaaggaagaagagatgCTGTAtgtgtcttgtgtttctgtcttgcAATGTTTCTCTGTCCATTCATCTTTTGTCCACTTTGTCTGTCTCGGTATACTTTGTCTGCTTGTCTTTGTCTCAACGCTAAGCTGTCACTGAGGATTCAATCAATGACTCACCCTTGA
- the LOC122979662 gene encoding oxysterol-binding protein 1-like isoform X1 → MSEPKPPTPTAGDTYKGWLFKWTNYIKGYQRRWFVLSNGLLSYYRTQAEMGHTCRGTINLATANIAVEDSCNFVISNGGAQTYHLKANSEVERQRWITALELAKAKAVHMQAESDDSGDDCPAVPPTPGQGGGRNSEVQTTLRTLSSKVEDLNTCNDLIVKHGSALQRSLSELEGIRVGGDMGEKIRQVTERATLFRITSNAMINACRDFLSLAQSHSKRWQKALQVERDQRIRLEETLEQLAKQHNHLERAFRGATVLPPSFSNASLGNKGGASGKGDASDEDDENEFFDAMEDPAEFITVPADPKYHRRSGSNVSGLSSETGMDDQSVNFDELSLASNPESPQPLELEPVRQRRTRIPDKPNYYLNLWSIMKNCIGKELSKIPMPVNFNEPLSMLQRLSEDLEYYELLDKAAKCQSSLEQMCYVAAFTVSSYSTTVHRTGKPFNPLLGETFELDRLKDCGYRSLCEQVSHHPPAAAHHAISEKGWSLRQEITLASKFRGKYLSIMPLGSIQCIFDKSNNHYSWKKVTTTVHNIIVGKLWIDQSGEIDVVNHMTGDRCHLKFAPYSYFSRDVPRKVTGVVTDKEGKAHYVLSGTWDEKMEFSRIMQSSKGENGTEGKQRTVYQTLKAKEIWKKNPLPEGAENMYYFSSLALTLNEPEEGVAPTDSRRRPDQRLMEDGRWDEANAEKQRLEEKQRTTRREREREAVKAASSPEEGKKRRRTKIKQGKGRRDAVCVLCFCLAMFLCPFIFCPLCLSRYTLSACLCLNAKLSLRIQSMTHP, encoded by the exons ATGTCAGAGCCTAAGCCCCCTACTCCAACCGCTGGAGACACATACAAAGGTTGGCTCTTCAAATGGACCAACTATATAAAAGGTTACCAGAGACGCTGGTTTGTTCTAAGCAATGGACTGCTGTCTTACTACAG GACCCAGGCAGAGATGGGTCACACATGCCGAGGCACCATCAACTTGGCCACGGCCAACATTGCTGTGGAGGACTCAtgcaattttgtcatttcaaatgGAGGGGCACAGACCTACCATCTGAAGGCCAACTCAGAGGTAGAGCGCCAGCGTTGGATCACTGCTCTGGAGCTCGCCAAGGCAAAGGCCGTCCACATGCAGGCCGAATCAG aTGACTCGGGTGATGATTGTCCTGCCGTGCCCCCCACCCCAGGACAGGGTGGAGGCCGTAACTCAGAAGTCCAGACCACACTACGCACACTAAGCAGCAAGGTGGAGGACCTCAATACCTGCAATGATCTCATTGTCAAGCATGGGTCTGCCCTTCAAAG GTCTTTGTCAGAACTGGAGGGGATTCGTGTCGGAGGGGACATGGGGGAAAAGATCAGACAAGTTACAGAGAGGGCAACACTGTTCCGGATCACCTCTAATGCCATGATCAAT GCATGTAGAGACTTCCTCTCCCTGGCTCAGAGCCACAGTAAGCGCTGGCAGAAGGCCTTACAGGTTGAACGAGACCAGAGGATAAGGTTGGAGGAGACTCTGGAGCAGCTGGCAAAACAACACAACCACTTGGAAAGAGCTTTCAGAGGAGCAACAGTTCTCCCTCCTTCATTCAGCAATGCTTCCTTAGGTAACAAAG GTGGTGCCTCAGGAAAAGGTGATGCcagtgatgaggatgatgaaaatGAGTTCTTTGATGCTATGGAAGACCCAGCAGAGTTTATTACTGTCCCCGCTGATCCCAAGTATCACAG GAGATCTGGCAGCAACGTTAGTGGGCTCAGCAGTGAGACTGGAATGGACGATCAGTCTGTAAAT TTTGATGAACTGTCTTTGGCATCCAATCCGGAGTCTCCACAACCTCTTGAGCTAGAGCCAGTTAGACAAAGACGGACTCGTATCCCTGACAAGCCCAACTATTACCTCAATCTGTGGAGCATCATGAAGAACTGTATTGGAAAGGAGCTCTCAAAGATACCAATGCCT GTGAATTTCAACGAGCCCCTCTCAATGCTGCAACGTCTGTCTGAAGACCTTGAATACTACGAGCTGCTGGATAAGGCCGCTAAATGTCAGAGCTCACTAGAGCAGATGTGTTATGTGGCCGCTTTCACAGTCTCTTCCTACTCCACCACCGTCCACCGCACAGGAAAACCCTTCAATCCTCTGCTGGGAGAAACTTTTGAGCTGGATCGGCTAAAAGACTGTGGCTACCGCTCCCTCTGTGAACAG gtGAGTCACCACCCACCTGCTGCCGCTCACCATGCCATCTCTGAAAAGGGCTGGAGCCTCAGACAAGAAATTACCCTGGCCAGCAAGTTTAGAGGAAAATATCTTTCTATCATGCCCttag GTTCTATCCAGTGCATATTTGATAAGAGTAACAATCACTACTCTTGGAAGAAAGTGACTACAACGGTACACAACATTATTGTGGGGAAACTATGGATTGATCAG TCAGGGGAGATAGACGTGGTGAACCACATGACAGGAGATCGTTGCCACCTCAAGTTTGCTCCCTACAGTTACTTCTCCAGAGACGTACCAAGAAAG GTAACAGGAGTTGTAACAGATAAGGAGGGGAAAGCCCATTACGTGCTGTCGGGAACCTGGGATGAGAAGATGGAGTTTTCCAGGATAATGCAGAGCAGCAAAGGCGAGAACGGCACTGAAGGCAAACAGAGAACTGTATATCAGACCCTCAAAGCCAAAGAAATCTGGAAAAAGAACCCTTTACC AGAGGGAGCAGAGAACATGTACTACTTCTCCTCACTGGCCTTGACGCTCAATGAACCTGAAGAGGGAGTGGCACCAACAGACAGTCGGCGACGCCCTGACCAGAGATTAATGGAGGACGGCCGTTGGGATGAGGCCAACGCAGAGAAACAAAGGCTTGAAGAGAAACAGCGCACGACCCGTCGAGAACGGGAGAGGGAAGCTGTTAAAGCAGCCAGCTCACCTGAGGAAGgtaagaaaaggaggagaacGAAAATAAAGCAgggaaaaggaagaagagatgCTGTAtgtgtcttgtgtttctgtcttgcAATGTTTCTCTGTCCATTCATCTTTTGTCCACTTTGTCTGTCTCGGTATACTTTGTCTGCTTGTCTTTGTCTCAACGCTAAGCTGTCACTGAGGATTCAATCAATGACTCACCCTTGA